CGGTGCTGCCATGTTTTCGTCGGCAATCAACAATAGGGTCGAGCCCCTTATCCAGACTATCTGGGAGATGTTTGAACAGGCCAATGAGGCGGAAAAGGGCTCATATATAGGATATGCAGAGGCGCGAAGCAGTTATGAAGATGCAAAGAAGGTGCTCGAAGAGACGGTGAAAGCTGGAGACGAGGATAGTTCTCCCTTAAACCTGCAGAGACTGATTGTTGACAAGTTTGGCAAGGCCTTCGGGGATATAAAGGTAACTATTGAGGCTGCCCCTCAGAACGTCAGGATAACCGAGAACTTCCAGAAGGTTTGCAAAAAAGTTAATGATGCATACAGCGAATTGCATTCGGAGTGCACGAAGTGGATAACTGTCTGCCAGACTTATAATACCCACCGCCGTTCTGCTTTTACAAGCGTCTGCGTTTATCTCTTCTATCCCGACAGGAAGGATTTTCCAAAGAGGATTGAATATTACCAAGGTGGCTTAACTAATATTGAAAACTACCGAATTGATGTAGAGAAGCTTAGGTCAGATGGTTAAAATTGTATGGGTATGTGCAAAATAAAGCATATGCCCTTTTTATTTGAAATTGTTTTTTAATTTGGGTAATATAAAATTGCCATGATTATTTTTCTTTATGGTGAAGATACATATAGGATGAGGGAGAAACTGAAAGAGATAATTGAAAGATATAAGAAAATCCATAAAAGTGGGTTGAATTTGAAGTATTTTGATGATTTTACTAATTTGAAAGATGAAATCAGGCAAACCTCAATGTTTAAAGAGAAAAAATTAGCGGTTATAACTGATGTTTTTGCAAATCCTGATTTTAAAGAAAAGTTTTTAGAAAATAAAAAAGATTTTTTGAAAACAGAAGATATAATTTTGTTTTATCAGGAAGGAGAAATCAATAAAAATAACTCTTTATTTAAATTTCTTAAAAAAAATGCTAAGTCCCAAGAATTTAAATTCCTTGGAGGCCAAAATTTAAAAACTTGGATTAAAAAAGAATTTGATAGATATGAAACAAAGATAGATTCAGAGGTTTTGGAAAAACTTATTGAATATATTGGCAATGACCTTTGGCAGATGAGCAATGAAATAAGAAAACTGGCGAGTTTTAAAAAAAATAAAGCAGTTCAAGCAGAGGATATTGAGCTTTTAGTAAGGTCAAAAATTGAAACTGATATTTTTAAAACCATTGACGCTATAGCTGAAAAAAACAAAAAACAGGCCTTGAAACTG
This genomic interval from Patescibacteria group bacterium contains the following:
- the holA gene encoding DNA polymerase III subunit delta, with the protein product MIIFLYGEDTYRMREKLKEIIERYKKIHKSGLNLKYFDDFTNLKDEIRQTSMFKEKKLAVITDVFANPDFKEKFLENKKDFLKTEDIILFYQEGEINKNNSLFKFLKKNAKSQEFKFLGGQNLKTWIKKEFDRYETKIDSEVLEKLIEYIGNDLWQMSNEIRKLASFKKNKAVQAEDIELLVRSKIETDIFKTIDAIAEKNKKQALKLLHKHLEKGDSPLYLLAMINYQFRNLLIVKDLIEKHKPYNIILRKSGLHPFVVKKSYYQSQKFSFQELKKIYQKIFKVDLDIKTGRIQPEIALDLLITEI